In Chryseobacterium lactis, a single genomic region encodes these proteins:
- a CDS encoding polysaccharide deacetylase family protein, with amino-acid sequence MVLLSFDIEEFDMPLEYKGEISFDKQISISQHGLENILNILKKHGAKATFFSTVVFAENSKHLIERLLKEGHELASHTWFHSEFEDKYLKESREKLEELFSTKVTGLRMPRMMPVDEKEVEKAGYSYNSSINPTFLPGRYNNLKVSRTYFKEGNVMQVPASVSPNFRIPLFWLSFHNFPLSFYKKLTSDTLKKDKYLNVYFHPWEFAEIKDEAFKLPGFTVKNSGKDMVERFDTFVGWLKDKGHTFGTFQEFLKQVHA; translated from the coding sequence ATGGTTTTATTAAGTTTTGATATCGAGGAGTTTGACATGCCTTTAGAATATAAAGGAGAAATCTCTTTTGATAAACAAATCTCTATATCTCAGCATGGGCTTGAAAATATTTTAAATATTCTTAAAAAGCACGGAGCAAAAGCTACCTTTTTTTCTACAGTGGTTTTTGCAGAAAATAGCAAGCATCTTATTGAAAGGTTATTAAAAGAAGGGCACGAACTGGCTTCTCACACCTGGTTTCATTCAGAATTTGAAGATAAATACCTCAAAGAATCAAGAGAAAAACTGGAAGAATTATTTTCAACGAAAGTAACCGGATTAAGAATGCCGAGAATGATGCCCGTTGATGAAAAAGAAGTGGAGAAAGCAGGCTACTCTTACAACTCATCAATAAATCCTACGTTTTTACCTGGAAGATATAACAATCTTAAAGTGTCAAGAACGTATTTTAAAGAAGGAAATGTAATGCAGGTTCCCGCGTCGGTATCTCCAAATTTCAGAATCCCTCTCTTTTGGCTGAGTTTCCATAATTTTCCTTTGTCATTCTACAAAAAACTGACATCTGATACCTTAAAAAAGGACAAATATCTGAATGTCTACTTCCATCCATGGGAATTTGCAGAAATTAAAGACGAAGCATTCAAACTTCCCGGATTTACAGTGAAAAACTCAGGAAAAGATATGGTAGAAAGATTTGATACCTTTGTAGGGTGGCTTAAAGATAAAGGCCATACCTTTGGGACATTTCAGGAATTTCTAAAACAGGTACACGCATGA
- a CDS encoding glycosyltransferase family 4 protein, which yields MKIAFDAKRFFHNTSGLGNYSRDLVRMLSQFEPDNEYILLNKNKSERGKEILNRQNVSFVETSKGKFSRQFKMGKDAQKLGADIFHGLSGELPLKWDQKPIKKVVTIHDLIFVRYPEYYSFFDRKIHFWKFKKAAEMSDKIIAISEQTKRDIVQFLKVPEAKIEVIYQGCHKAFKEQQSPEFTQATRDKFILPERFILNVGTIEDRKNLLNIVRAIQDTSIPLVVVGRKTKYYQKVAAFLKKNKMEKQVLFLEGVSMDELAVIYKLADIFVYPSFFEGFGIPVIEALFSKTVVITSNTSCLPEAGGKDSVYIDPNNDVDISAKIKFLWENESERKRREEKGFEFVQKFNDAAIAEELINLYQKII from the coding sequence ATGAAGATTGCTTTTGACGCAAAACGTTTTTTCCACAATACGTCCGGATTGGGCAATTATTCACGAGATCTGGTAAGGATGCTTTCTCAGTTTGAACCGGATAATGAGTATATTTTATTAAACAAAAACAAATCTGAGCGGGGAAAGGAGATTCTGAACCGGCAGAATGTAAGTTTTGTAGAAACTTCAAAAGGAAAATTCTCCCGTCAGTTTAAAATGGGAAAAGACGCCCAGAAACTCGGAGCAGATATCTTCCATGGTTTATCCGGTGAGCTGCCTTTAAAATGGGATCAGAAACCCATTAAAAAAGTAGTGACCATTCATGATCTGATCTTTGTTCGTTATCCTGAATACTATTCATTTTTCGATAGGAAAATTCATTTCTGGAAATTTAAAAAGGCTGCTGAAATGTCTGACAAAATCATTGCCATTTCAGAACAGACCAAGAGAGATATTGTCCAGTTTTTAAAAGTTCCTGAAGCCAAAATAGAAGTGATTTACCAGGGCTGCCACAAAGCATTTAAAGAACAGCAGTCTCCCGAATTTACTCAGGCCACCCGTGATAAATTTATACTTCCCGAAAGGTTTATTCTGAATGTAGGAACCATTGAAGACAGGAAAAATCTGCTGAATATTGTCAGAGCCATCCAAGACACCAGTATACCGTTGGTTGTGGTAGGAAGAAAGACCAAATACTATCAGAAAGTTGCGGCGTTCCTGAAGAAAAATAAAATGGAAAAGCAGGTACTGTTTCTTGAAGGTGTTTCTATGGACGAGCTGGCTGTAATTTATAAACTGGCCGATATTTTTGTCTATCCAAGCTTCTTTGAGGGCTTTGGAATTCCGGTTATAGAAGCTCTTTTTTCCAAAACTGTTGTCATTACAAGCAATACCAGTTGCCTACCTGAAGCGGGAGGAAAAGACTCTGTCTATATCGATCCGAATAATGATGTTGATATCAGTGCCAAAATAAAATTTCTCTGGGAAAATGAATCCGAAAGGAAACGTCGTGAGGAAAAGGGTTTCGAGTTTGTTCAGAAGTTTAACGATGCAGCGATTGCCGAAGAATTGATTAATCTTTATCAAAAAATTATTTGA
- the hisG gene encoding ATP phosphoribosyltransferase: MSKLKIAIQKSGRLYEESLQLLKDCGIFVNNGKDQLKVSVDNFPMEIMYLRNSDIPQYLEDGVVDVAIVGENLLVEKQKNIQIIQKLGFSKCRVSLAVPKDIETDDLTYFQGKKIATSYPNTLTAFLEKKGIASDIHVISGSVEIAPNIGLADGICDIVSSGSTLFKNGLRETVTLLKSEAVLAQNPQLLDEKAAVLDKFLFRIRAVLKAKNSKYILMNVPNEKIQKVADVLPVLKSPTVIPLAEEGWSSIHSVIDEERFWDVIDELKDNGAQDILIIPIDKMVI, from the coding sequence ATGAGTAAATTAAAAATTGCGATTCAAAAAAGCGGCCGATTGTACGAGGAATCTTTACAGCTTCTTAAAGACTGTGGGATTTTTGTCAATAACGGAAAAGACCAGCTCAAAGTTTCAGTAGATAATTTTCCGATGGAAATTATGTATCTCCGGAATTCGGATATTCCACAATACCTTGAAGATGGGGTGGTGGATGTAGCCATTGTGGGTGAAAATCTCCTGGTGGAAAAGCAAAAGAATATTCAGATTATTCAAAAATTAGGTTTTTCAAAATGCCGGGTTTCGCTGGCTGTTCCTAAAGACATCGAAACTGATGATCTTACCTATTTTCAAGGCAAAAAAATTGCCACTTCTTACCCCAATACTCTTACTGCTTTTTTAGAAAAGAAAGGCATTGCGTCAGATATTCACGTCATTTCCGGTTCTGTGGAAATCGCTCCCAATATCGGTCTTGCAGACGGAATTTGTGATATTGTAAGCTCAGGAAGTACTTTATTCAAAAACGGGCTCAGAGAAACTGTTACCTTATTGAAGTCCGAGGCTGTTTTGGCTCAAAACCCTCAGTTGTTAGATGAAAAGGCTGCGGTTCTTGACAAGTTTTTATTCCGGATCAGAGCTGTTTTAAAGGCCAAAAATTCAAAATATATCCTGATGAATGTTCCTAATGAGAAAATTCAGAAGGTAGCAGACGTTCTTCCTGTATTGAAAAGCCCGACCGTTATACCACTGGCTGAAGAAGGTTGGAGCAGTATTCATTCGGTTATCGATGAAGAACGATTCTGGGATGTGATTGATGAACTGAAAGACAACGGAGCGCAGGATATACTCATCATTCCAATTGATAAAATGGTTATTTAA
- the hisD gene encoding histidinol dehydrogenase, which produces MRIYRYPTKNTWPELVQRPVLEQKEISALIEGIFDEVKTNGDKALIEFNLKFDQAKTDTVTVTETEIKNAENLISEDLKQAIQEAKENISKFHTSQKPEIQKIETTKGVVCWRENRAVEKVGIYIPGGTAPLFSTVLMLAVPANLAGCQEIILCTPPDKEGNINPAILYAAKICGVTKIFKTGGAQAIAAMTLGTESVPKVYKIFGPGNQFVVAAKEYAQRYGVAIDMPAGPSEVLVIADELSIPEFCAADLLSQAEHGGDSQVIFLTTDLKVFNETISAIGLQVKDLPRNELANKSLENSSFILMDSIEEAVEFSNLYAPEHLILAVDNFDKYIPMVQNAGSVFLGNYSCESAGDYASGTNHTLPTNAYARNYSGVSLDSFVKKITFQYLSKEGLQNLGKTIEIMAEAEGLLAHKNAVSIRLKLQP; this is translated from the coding sequence ATGAGAATATACAGATATCCAACAAAAAACACATGGCCGGAGTTGGTACAACGTCCTGTTTTAGAACAAAAAGAAATTTCAGCGTTAATAGAAGGAATATTCGATGAAGTCAAAACAAATGGGGATAAGGCATTAATAGAATTTAATTTAAAATTTGATCAGGCAAAAACTGACACGGTAACAGTTACTGAAACTGAGATTAAAAATGCAGAAAACCTGATTTCTGAAGATTTGAAACAGGCTATTCAGGAAGCTAAAGAAAATATTTCAAAGTTTCATACTTCACAAAAACCTGAAATCCAGAAAATTGAAACTACAAAAGGGGTCGTGTGCTGGAGAGAAAACAGAGCGGTGGAGAAAGTAGGAATTTATATTCCCGGAGGTACGGCGCCTTTGTTTTCAACCGTACTGATGCTTGCTGTTCCCGCTAATTTAGCCGGATGCCAGGAAATTATCCTTTGCACACCGCCTGATAAAGAGGGAAATATAAACCCAGCCATTTTATATGCCGCAAAAATCTGTGGCGTTACAAAAATTTTTAAAACAGGAGGTGCACAAGCTATTGCTGCCATGACTCTGGGAACTGAAAGTGTTCCAAAAGTCTATAAAATCTTTGGCCCCGGAAATCAGTTTGTTGTAGCGGCAAAAGAATATGCACAACGTTATGGGGTGGCCATCGATATGCCGGCCGGTCCCAGTGAGGTGCTTGTTATTGCCGATGAGCTTTCGATTCCGGAGTTTTGTGCTGCAGATTTACTTTCCCAGGCAGAACACGGAGGTGATAGCCAGGTAATTTTTCTGACGACAGATCTTAAAGTATTCAATGAGACAATAAGTGCTATTGGATTGCAGGTTAAAGATTTACCAAGAAATGAATTGGCCAATAAATCGCTGGAAAACAGCTCGTTTATTTTAATGGACTCTATTGAGGAAGCGGTCGAATTCAGTAATCTATATGCTCCGGAACATTTGATTCTGGCGGTCGATAATTTTGATAAATATATTCCGATGGTTCAAAATGCAGGTTCGGTTTTCCTTGGAAATTATTCCTGTGAGAGTGCAGGAGATTATGCCAGCGGAACCAACCACACCCTTCCAACAAATGCTTATGCCAGGAATTATAGCGGGGTTTCTCTGGATAGCTTTGTGAAAAAAATAACATTTCAATATCTATCAAAAGAGGGATTACAGAATTTAGGAAAAACCATAGAGATAATGGCAGAAGCAGAAGGTCTTCTTGCCCACAAAAATGCAGTATCAATACGATTAAAATTGCAACCTTAG
- the hisC gene encoding histidinol-phosphate transaminase has translation MNSTTMKNNNINSLVRENILKLQPYISFRDHNEFNEPVFLDANESPFGEFNRYPDSTQKKLKNKLADLKNVSPSQIAIGNGSDELIDLIIKVFCEPKKDAILMMNPSFAMYAFYATINENKVLKLDLDENFDIVKDDFLNIIQQPLKVFFLCSPNNPTGNSTDDIEFYLQNFNGIVVVDEAYIEFSGKKSSLELLDQYPNLIVLQTFSKAWGVAGARVGIAYASEEIISLINTVKAPYNVNSLSQELILNTIEEENRLTNNVENILTERAWLEEQFENIGCISKVFPTDANFFLIKMEQVERVYEKMLKEEILTSRRDPAIPGCIRINIGNRQENEKLINLLKTT, from the coding sequence ATGAACAGTACTACAATGAAAAACAACAATATCAATTCTTTAGTAAGAGAAAATATTTTAAAACTACAACCATATATCAGTTTCAGGGACCATAATGAATTTAATGAACCCGTCTTTTTGGATGCAAATGAAAGCCCTTTCGGAGAATTCAACCGTTACCCTGATTCCACGCAGAAAAAGCTTAAAAATAAATTGGCTGATCTTAAAAACGTCTCACCTTCACAAATCGCCATCGGAAATGGAAGTGATGAACTGATTGACCTGATCATTAAGGTCTTTTGTGAGCCGAAGAAAGATGCTATTCTCATGATGAATCCTTCTTTTGCGATGTATGCATTTTATGCCACAATTAATGAAAATAAAGTCCTGAAACTAGATCTGGATGAGAATTTTGATATTGTTAAAGATGATTTTTTAAATATCATTCAGCAGCCTTTGAAAGTATTTTTTCTGTGTTCTCCTAATAATCCGACCGGAAATAGTACAGATGATATTGAGTTTTATCTTCAGAATTTCAATGGAATTGTGGTAGTAGATGAAGCTTACATCGAGTTTTCGGGCAAGAAATCAAGCCTGGAACTCCTTGACCAATATCCTAACCTTATTGTTCTTCAGACATTTTCAAAAGCATGGGGAGTTGCAGGAGCAAGGGTAGGTATTGCCTATGCTTCGGAAGAAATTATCAGCTTAATCAACACGGTGAAAGCACCTTATAATGTAAATTCATTAAGTCAGGAATTGATTCTGAATACAATTGAAGAAGAAAACAGGTTGACAAACAATGTAGAGAACATTTTAACAGAAAGAGCCTGGTTAGAGGAGCAGTTTGAAAATATCGGATGCATTTCAAAAGTATTTCCTACAGATGCCAACTTCTTTTTAATTAAAATGGAACAAGTGGAGCGAGTGTATGAAAAAATGCTGAAAGAGGAAATTTTAACCAGCAGAAGAGATCCAGCAATACCAGGATGTATTAGAATCAATATTGGAAACAGGCAAGAAAATGAAAAATTGATCAACCTTTTAAAAACAACATAA
- the hisB gene encoding bifunctional histidinol-phosphatase/imidazoleglycerol-phosphate dehydratase HisB, with protein MKKVLFIDRDGTLIIEPPTDYQVDSLEKLEFYPGVFKNLSKIAGELDYELVMVTNQDGLGTESFPFEDFIKPQEKMLKAFENEGIIFNDILIDKSFEHENFPTRKPGTGMLAKYMYGNYDLENSYVIGDRDSDVQLAVNLGCKSIYLNKNLNVKSSLSTTSWMDIYQFLKSGMRKAKVYRKTNETEIDVEVNIDGNGKSNISTGLHFFDHMLDQIARHGNMDLNIKVNGDLSVDEHHTVEDTAIVLGEAVLKALGQKKGIERYGFLLPMDDCLAQVAIDFGGRPWLVWDVEFKREKIGDVPTEMFFHFFKSFTDSSKSNLNIKAEGDNEHHKIESVFKAFAKAIKMAVNQSDINYKLPSTKGSL; from the coding sequence ATGAAAAAAGTATTATTTATAGATCGAGACGGAACGCTGATCATCGAGCCACCTACAGATTATCAGGTCGATTCATTGGAAAAACTGGAATTTTATCCCGGCGTTTTCAAGAACCTTTCAAAAATTGCCGGTGAGCTTGATTATGAACTGGTAATGGTAACCAATCAGGATGGGTTGGGAACTGAAAGTTTTCCTTTTGAAGACTTTATCAAACCTCAGGAAAAGATGTTAAAAGCTTTCGAAAATGAAGGAATTATATTCAATGATATTTTAATCGACAAGAGTTTTGAACATGAAAATTTTCCGACCAGAAAACCGGGAACGGGAATGCTTGCAAAGTATATGTATGGAAATTATGATCTGGAAAATTCATATGTAATTGGCGATCGAGATAGTGATGTGCAACTTGCTGTAAATTTGGGATGTAAATCTATTTATCTAAATAAAAACTTAAATGTAAAATCCAGCCTTTCCACGACCAGTTGGATGGACATTTATCAGTTTCTGAAATCAGGAATGAGAAAGGCAAAAGTGTATAGAAAGACTAATGAAACGGAAATAGACGTTGAAGTAAATATTGATGGAAACGGAAAATCAAACATTTCTACCGGACTTCATTTTTTTGACCACATGCTGGATCAGATTGCCCGACACGGTAATATGGATCTTAACATTAAAGTCAACGGAGATCTTTCCGTAGATGAGCATCATACGGTGGAAGATACGGCGATTGTGTTAGGTGAGGCTGTTTTAAAGGCTTTAGGACAGAAAAAAGGTATTGAAAGATATGGTTTTCTTCTTCCGATGGATGATTGCCTGGCTCAGGTGGCTATTGATTTTGGAGGCCGGCCGTGGCTGGTTTGGGATGTTGAATTTAAAAGAGAAAAAATAGGAGATGTTCCTACGGAAATGTTCTTTCACTTCTTTAAATCTTTTACCGATTCTTCAAAATCCAATCTCAATATCAAAGCAGAAGGTGACAATGAACACCACAAGATAGAATCTGTTTTTAAAGCTTTTGCAAAAGCGATTAAAATGGCAGTAAATCAATCAGATATCAACTATAAATTACCTTCCACGAAAGGAAGTTTATAA
- the hisH gene encoding imidazole glycerol phosphate synthase subunit HisH, translating into MIAIIKYNGGNVSSVQNALNRLNISSVITDDPEQILRADKVIFPGVGEASSTMQLLKEKGLDILIPTLKQPVLGICLGMQLMCNGNEEGNTKGMGIFDISVKRFPPRDLVPHMGWNTVSEQGFSLFTGVEKESDVYFVHSYYCELSDFTTSVCDYILPFSASLQKDNFYAVQFHPEKSGDIGSRILSNFIQL; encoded by the coding sequence ATGATTGCAATAATAAAATATAACGGAGGTAATGTAAGCTCTGTACAGAACGCTTTAAACAGGTTAAATATCAGTTCGGTCATAACGGATGATCCAGAGCAGATTCTGAGGGCAGATAAGGTTATTTTTCCCGGCGTAGGTGAGGCCTCTTCAACAATGCAGCTCCTGAAGGAAAAAGGGTTGGATATCCTCATTCCAACATTAAAACAACCGGTTTTGGGAATATGCCTTGGAATGCAGCTGATGTGTAACGGGAATGAAGAAGGGAACACCAAAGGAATGGGAATTTTTGATATCAGCGTTAAAAGGTTTCCTCCCAGGGATCTTGTTCCTCATATGGGCTGGAATACTGTTTCAGAACAAGGTTTTTCTTTATTTACCGGAGTTGAAAAGGAGAGTGATGTTTATTTTGTTCACAGCTATTATTGTGAATTGTCAGACTTTACGACTTCGGTGTGTGATTATATTCTTCCGTTCAGTGCTTCCCTGCAGAAAGACAATTTTTATGCAGTACAGTTTCACCCTGAAAAATCCGGTGATATTGGAAGCAGGATTTTAAGCAATTTTATTCAATTATAG
- the hisA gene encoding 1-(5-phosphoribosyl)-5-[(5-phosphoribosylamino)methylideneamino]imidazole-4-carboxamide isomerase, with the protein MKIIPAIDIIDGKCVRLSKGDYNTKKIYNENPVEVAKEFESFGIQFLHVVDLDGAKSRHIVNQKVLENIARSTSLHIDFGGGLKTREDIETAFNSGAQQITLGSIAVQDPEFCLGILEQYGPEKIILGADCENRKVKTSGWLEESDLDVVDFIFQYKKKGIQQVICTDIAKDGMLQGPSTGLYIEILYKTAVQLTASGGISGIKDVYKMKDLGCTGTIIGKAIYEGKITLEQLKNFIENA; encoded by the coding sequence ATGAAAATTATTCCGGCTATTGATATTATCGACGGTAAGTGTGTACGCCTTTCAAAAGGAGATTACAACACAAAAAAGATATACAACGAAAACCCTGTTGAAGTAGCCAAAGAGTTTGAAAGCTTTGGTATTCAGTTTCTTCATGTGGTGGATCTGGATGGAGCGAAATCCAGGCATATTGTCAACCAGAAGGTATTGGAGAATATTGCCCGCTCTACTTCTTTACATATTGATTTCGGAGGAGGATTGAAAACCAGGGAGGATATAGAAACAGCTTTTAATTCCGGAGCTCAACAGATTACATTGGGAAGCATTGCTGTTCAGGATCCTGAATTCTGTTTGGGAATCCTTGAGCAATATGGTCCGGAAAAAATTATTCTGGGGGCAGATTGCGAAAACAGAAAGGTCAAAACCTCCGGCTGGCTGGAAGAAAGTGATCTTGATGTTGTTGATTTTATTTTTCAGTATAAGAAAAAAGGAATTCAGCAGGTGATCTGTACGGATATTGCTAAGGATGGAATGCTGCAGGGGCCTTCCACAGGACTGTATATTGAGATTTTATATAAGACTGCGGTTCAGTTGACGGCTAGTGGTGGTATTTCGGGCATCAAAGACGTGTATAAAATGAAAGATCTCGGTTGTACAGGGACAATTATCGGGAAAGCCATTTATGAAGGCAAAATAACCCTGGAACAGCTTAAAAATTTTATTGAAAATGCTTAA
- the hisF gene encoding imidazole glycerol phosphate synthase subunit HisF, with product MLKKRIIPCLDIKDGSTVKGINFEGLRNAGDPVELAKKYERDGADELVFLDITATIEERKTFVELVKKIAQELSIPFTVGGGISSVEDVRKLLEAGADKISINSSAVKNPELISDLAKEFGSQCIVVAIDTRFVNGLDLVHIKGGREATQLTTVEWAREAEVRGAGEILLTSMDGDGTKNGFDLRITKLVSENISIPVIASGGAGTVNDFVKVFDETKATGALAASIFHFNEVGIQDLKQQLKQQKIKVR from the coding sequence ATGCTTAAAAAAAGAATTATTCCATGTCTGGATATAAAAGACGGTTCAACGGTCAAGGGAATCAATTTTGAAGGATTACGAAATGCGGGTGATCCTGTAGAACTTGCGAAGAAATATGAAAGGGATGGTGCCGATGAGTTGGTCTTTCTTGATATTACGGCAACCATTGAAGAGAGAAAAACATTTGTTGAACTCGTGAAAAAAATTGCTCAGGAATTGAGTATTCCATTTACTGTAGGAGGCGGAATTTCTTCCGTTGAAGATGTAAGAAAGCTTTTGGAAGCAGGTGCAGATAAAATAAGTATTAATTCTTCGGCGGTTAAAAATCCAGAACTGATTTCTGATCTGGCTAAAGAATTCGGAAGTCAGTGTATTGTGGTTGCCATTGATACCCGATTTGTAAACGGATTGGATCTGGTGCATATTAAAGGAGGCCGGGAGGCCACTCAACTTACAACTGTTGAATGGGCAAGAGAGGCTGAAGTCCGGGGTGCGGGAGAAATTCTTTTAACTTCTATGGACGGTGACGGTACGAAAAATGGCTTTGATCTTCGGATTACAAAACTGGTTTCTGAAAACATCAGCATTCCTGTGATAGCTTCGGGAGGAGCAGGAACGGTAAATGACTTTGTTAAAGTATTTGATGAAACAAAAGCTACAGGGGCTTTGGCAGCCAGTATTTTCCATTTTAACGAAGTAGGAATACAGGATTTAAAACAACAATTAAAACAACAGAAAATTAAAGTACGATGA
- the hisIE gene encoding bifunctional phosphoribosyl-AMP cyclohydrolase/phosphoribosyl-ATP diphosphatase HisIE — MNIDFNKDNGLVPVIIQDDRTLQVLMLGYMNQEAFEKTKQEKVVTFYSRSKNRLWTKGEESGNFLTVKSIDIDCDQDTILIKATPTNVVCHTGSFSCFGEKDSKGFLYELEEKVSQRIDNKTEGSYTYSLYQKGINKMAQKVGEEAVEVVIEAKDNNAELFKNEAADLMYHFLILLKAKGFSLQDIEEVLRDRDR; from the coding sequence ATGAACATTGATTTTAATAAAGATAATGGGCTTGTTCCTGTAATTATTCAGGACGACAGAACACTTCAGGTGCTGATGCTAGGCTACATGAATCAAGAAGCTTTTGAGAAAACAAAGCAAGAGAAGGTTGTCACTTTTTACAGTCGATCCAAAAACAGATTGTGGACAAAAGGAGAGGAGTCCGGAAATTTCTTAACCGTAAAAAGTATCGATATCGATTGCGACCAGGATACGATTTTAATCAAAGCAACGCCTACAAATGTTGTTTGTCATACCGGAAGTTTCAGTTGTTTCGGTGAAAAAGATTCCAAAGGATTTTTATATGAGCTTGAAGAAAAAGTATCGCAGAGAATTGATAACAAGACGGAAGGATCCTATACCTATTCACTGTATCAGAAAGGAATTAACAAAATGGCCCAGAAGGTAGGAGAAGAGGCAGTAGAAGTGGTTATTGAAGCTAAAGATAATAATGCTGAACTTTTTAAAAATGAAGCTGCAGATCTGATGTACCATTTCCTTATTTTATTGAAAGCAAAAGGATTTTCATTACAGGATATAGAGGAAGTCCTTCGGGACAGAGATCGATAA
- a CDS encoding T9SS type A sorting domain-containing protein: MKKLCMSAILVCTTVSVSAQGTEIYFKYDEAGNQRYRGPDVSAKQVPETSSEAKSKTTSLATSSIIDEKAFWKQIRLYPVPVNDYLTIDWTEEVDGLIESVSLYQHSTVHWKFQQQNLPDLNKQLKINMTGYDWGIYIIRFTLKDGRIFSKNITKR; this comes from the coding sequence ATGAAAAAACTCTGCATGAGTGCAATACTCGTTTGCACAACCGTGAGTGTGTCTGCTCAGGGAACAGAAATCTATTTTAAATACGACGAAGCTGGTAATCAACGCTACAGGGGACCCGATGTCAGTGCTAAACAAGTACCTGAAACTTCATCGGAAGCAAAATCCAAAACAACCTCTTTAGCCACATCTTCTATCATTGATGAGAAGGCATTCTGGAAACAGATACGCCTGTATCCTGTTCCGGTGAATGACTATTTAACTATTGACTGGACTGAGGAAGTAGATGGATTGATCGAATCCGTTTCTTTATACCAGCATAGTACAGTACACTGGAAATTCCAACAACAGAATTTACCCGATTTGAATAAGCAGTTGAAAATTAATATGACCGGTTATGACTGGGGTATATACATAATACGCTTTACTTTAAAGGACGGAAGGATTTTCTCTAAAAACATCACTAAAAGATAG